A single genomic interval of Mustela nigripes isolate SB6536 chromosome 7, MUSNIG.SB6536, whole genome shotgun sequence harbors:
- the ALKAL2 gene encoding ALK and LTK ligand 2 translates to MRGPGRPLLLGLLLVLGAAGPGVAEPREAADGQTVLRLIVEILQELKKYHSGESKRLQLPGPHDYALGRREVPDYPVYPEEQRVEIVPRDLRMKDKFLKHLTGPLYFSPKCSKHFHRLYHNTRDCTIPAYYKRCARLLTRLAVSPMCMEG, encoded by the exons ATGCGCGGGCCCGGGCGCCCcctcctcctggggctgctgctggtGCTGGGGGCGGCGGGGCCCGGGGTCGCCGAGCCCCGGGAGGCGGCCGACGGACAGACCGTGCTGCGGCTCATCGTGGAGATCCTCCAGGAGCTCAAGAAGTACCACTCGGGCGAGTCCAAGAGGCTGCAACTCCCGGGCCCGCACGACTACGCTCTGGGCCGCAGGGAGGTCCCGGACTACCCGGTTTATCCCGAGGAGCAGCGAGTGG AAATTGTTCCTCGAGACCTGAGGATGAAGGACAAGTTCCTCAAACATCTTACAG GTCCTCTTTACTTCAGTCCAAAGTGCAGCAAACACTTTCACAGACTTTACCACAACACCAGAGACTGCACCATCCCTGCGT ACTATAAAAGATGTGCCCGGCTTCTTACACGGCTGGCTGTCAGTCCAATGTGCATGGAGGGCTAA